Proteins encoded within one genomic window of Brachybacterium avium:
- a CDS encoding mandelate racemase/muconate lactonizing enzyme family protein, which produces MSTTDPSIAATTGRGALIESVQAFHVPVPFRRDFVLGSGRVGGAGAHGDVIFVRIETTDGTVGWGEQRALPSWSYETARTIMDVIHHDLAPLLHGLTPFDVELFHRRAAKALSPSVSQGFPFARAALDVALHDAAGHLAGLPVHQLLGGRITESIPLCSAIGVGPTEVVAEHARDSSEYHAFKVKVSGDLEADHASILAVVDEVGGKPIWLDANQSYRPSQLLRLARTLEDIPSVQCIEQPVPSTDWAGMRRLRRDLTLPLAIDEGSFTATDLARSAQLEAADMVVIKVCKSGGLRAAQRTAAVAQAHGIEILASGLTDCGIGFAAALHLFSAMDLALPAELNGPELLAELYVEGLEITGAVATVPRGPGLGVRVDEERIRGTALATASARVTD; this is translated from the coding sequence ATGAGCACGACAGATCCGAGCATCGCAGCGACGACGGGGCGCGGAGCGCTCATCGAGTCCGTCCAGGCGTTCCACGTCCCGGTCCCCTTCCGGCGGGACTTCGTGCTGGGATCCGGCCGGGTGGGCGGTGCCGGGGCCCACGGCGATGTCATCTTCGTACGGATCGAGACCACCGACGGGACGGTCGGCTGGGGCGAGCAGCGTGCGCTGCCCAGCTGGAGCTACGAGACCGCTCGCACGATCATGGACGTGATCCACCACGATCTGGCCCCCCTGCTGCACGGGCTGACCCCCTTCGACGTCGAGCTGTTCCATCGCCGTGCGGCGAAGGCGCTGAGCCCGTCGGTCTCCCAGGGCTTCCCCTTTGCCCGCGCCGCGCTCGACGTCGCCCTCCACGACGCGGCCGGGCATCTCGCAGGCCTCCCCGTCCATCAGCTGCTGGGCGGCCGGATCACCGAGAGCATCCCGCTGTGCAGTGCGATCGGCGTGGGACCGACGGAGGTGGTCGCCGAGCACGCCCGGGACAGCAGCGAGTACCACGCCTTCAAGGTGAAGGTCTCGGGCGATCTCGAGGCCGATCACGCCTCGATCCTGGCCGTTGTGGACGAGGTGGGCGGCAAGCCGATCTGGCTGGACGCCAATCAGTCCTACCGGCCCTCCCAGCTGCTGCGCCTGGCCCGCACCCTCGAGGACATCCCGTCCGTCCAGTGCATCGAGCAGCCGGTCCCGTCCACGGACTGGGCCGGGATGCGGCGGCTGCGGCGGGATCTCACACTGCCCCTCGCCATCGACGAGGGCAGCTTCACCGCCACCGACCTCGCCCGCTCGGCGCAGCTCGAGGCCGCCGACATGGTCGTGATCAAGGTCTGCAAGTCCGGGGGGCTGCGCGCGGCGCAGCGCACCGCGGCGGTCGCCCAGGCGCATGGGATCGAGATCCTGGCCAGCGGGCTGACGGACTGCGGCATCGGCTTCGCCGCTGCGCTGCACCTGTTCAGCGCGATGGATCTGGCGCTGCCCGCCGAGCTCAACGGCCCGGAGCTGCTCGCCGAGCTCTACGTGGAGGGCCTGGAGATCACCGGTGCCGTCGCGACCGTGCCCCGGGGTCCCGGTCTCGGGGTGAGGGTCGACGAGGAGCGGATCCGGGGGACCGCACTGGCCACCGCATCGGCGCGAGTGACGGACTAG